The following proteins are encoded in a genomic region of Gimesia algae:
- a CDS encoding DUF1501 domain-containing protein, translating to MDEFQMNRRQALIASGLGTLSLGMPGMVMGSDKVDASGKAVAAEKSCIFVLLCGGPSHLDTWDMKPEAPLEYRGPYMPIDTKVPGMRINEMHTELAKLTDEFTLINSMSHPGAISNHFDAMHNLLSGQSDKRVQQGMSNEQPYLGSHIARHKPSKRNFVSNAWLIKCVGPPVFCAPNIGIGGYLGSAYAPVFVGSANNHPAMKDFKPPEIYAPYDEPRFEKRKEVLSKLESNRLDRDQTVKDWSDLREKTYEALTRAEGRKAFDMQEEPDQVRNRYGMHPLGQNLLLARRMVESGVRFVTVNGWTGQADHDKKGPPSSSWDMHGGNMGMGNAFGNGSYGMGFCLPRLDQALAALLSDLKERGMLENTLVVVTGEFGRTPNVLKQNPPGRQHWPRCFSSILAGAGIAGGQVYGKSNKYGQYPTDNPVRPEELAATIYHALDIPINDPKDPTGILRTLTTGKPIMELFG from the coding sequence GTTGACGCGTCGGGCAAAGCGGTCGCCGCGGAAAAGTCCTGCATCTTCGTCCTGCTGTGTGGCGGGCCGAGTCACCTCGATACCTGGGATATGAAACCCGAGGCCCCGCTGGAATACCGCGGGCCGTACATGCCCATCGACACCAAAGTGCCGGGCATGCGGATCAATGAGATGCACACGGAACTGGCCAAGCTGACCGACGAGTTCACGCTGATCAATTCCATGTCGCATCCGGGAGCGATCAGTAACCATTTCGACGCGATGCACAACCTGCTCAGCGGGCAGTCGGACAAACGCGTACAGCAGGGCATGTCAAACGAACAACCTTACCTGGGCTCGCATATCGCCCGTCACAAACCGAGCAAACGCAATTTCGTCTCCAATGCCTGGCTCATCAAATGTGTAGGGCCGCCTGTCTTTTGCGCACCCAATATCGGTATTGGCGGCTACCTGGGTTCCGCCTATGCACCCGTGTTTGTCGGCTCAGCGAATAATCACCCGGCGATGAAAGATTTCAAGCCACCTGAAATTTACGCCCCCTACGACGAACCGCGATTCGAAAAGCGAAAGGAAGTCCTCAGCAAACTGGAATCCAATCGACTCGACCGGGACCAGACCGTCAAAGACTGGTCTGACTTGCGCGAGAAAACCTACGAAGCGTTAACGCGCGCCGAAGGCCGCAAGGCGTTTGACATGCAGGAAGAACCCGATCAAGTCCGCAACCGTTATGGCATGCATCCCCTGGGACAGAATCTGCTGCTCGCCCGACGCATGGTAGAATCGGGGGTTCGCTTTGTCACCGTCAATGGCTGGACCGGCCAGGCAGACCATGACAAGAAAGGTCCGCCCAGCAGCAGTTGGGATATGCACGGCGGCAATATGGGGATGGGCAACGCCTTTGGAAACGGTTCCTATGGCATGGGATTCTGTCTGCCTCGTCTCGATCAGGCGCTGGCTGCGCTGCTCTCCGACCTGAAAGAACGCGGCATGCTGGAAAATACACTCGTCGTCGTGACCGGTGAATTCGGTCGCACGCCGAATGTGCTCAAACAGAATCCTCCCGGTCGCCAGCACTGGCCCCGCTGTTTCTCATCGATTCTCGCCGGCGCTGGAATTGCGGGTGGACAGGTCTACGGCAAATCGAACAAGTACGGCCAATATCCAACCGACAATCCCGTGCGTCCCGAAGAACTGGCCGCGACGATCTATCACGCATTGGATATTCCCATCAACGATCCCAAAGACCCCACTGGCATCCTGCGCACCCTGACCACAGGGAAACCGATCATGGAACTATTTGGTTGA
- a CDS encoding GntR family transcriptional regulator, with protein MTIKATQFEVHPSAGVPIYLQIIGQINAMIAGGHLNVGDMLPSVRQMATELGVNAMTISKAYSKLEADEIVERVRGKGMQVRKSVPAGSSKERMQDLKPLMEQAVVQGRQLGLSNEQILAVANKLLQEYQP; from the coding sequence ATGACAATCAAAGCCACACAATTTGAAGTGCACCCCTCTGCAGGCGTGCCGATCTACCTGCAGATCATCGGTCAGATTAATGCGATGATTGCAGGCGGTCATTTGAACGTAGGAGATATGCTCCCCAGTGTGCGTCAAATGGCGACAGAACTCGGCGTGAATGCGATGACGATCTCGAAAGCCTATTCCAAACTGGAAGCGGACGAAATCGTGGAGCGGGTAAGGGGCAAGGGAATGCAGGTACGAAAGTCGGTTCCTGCGGGAAGCTCAAAGGAGCGTATGCAGGACCTCAAGCCGCTGATGGAGCAGGCTGTTGTACAGGGACGTCAACTCGGGCTCAGCAATGAGCAGATTCTGGCAGTCGCCAACAAGCTGTTACAGGAATATCAACCATGA
- a CDS encoding ABC transporter ATP-binding protein, producing the protein MSNVIIQTENLCKQFQKKRVLSDLDFQVRAGEVVGLLGSNGSGKTTLLKCILGLLKTTSGSSSVFDQDSWDLDASAKARIGYVSQDFALLPWMTVLGLTEYTGAFYDRWDQEFVNLLINEWKLDQKQRVGTLSAGQRQKLAVIVALGHRPDLLVLDEPVASLDPAARRQFLQSLIEFTENEAHTILFSTHITSDLERIASHVAFLVDGNIRFNSELDSLKNQVKRIRITAAENLPPSLGLPGTLREQIDGNHGLLAVNDFEALNLEFLSREFQATATVEDLNLEEIFLEVSGAPIQPEVEAVS; encoded by the coding sequence ATGAGCAATGTAATCATACAAACCGAGAATCTGTGCAAGCAGTTTCAGAAAAAGCGAGTCCTGTCTGATCTCGATTTCCAGGTCCGGGCGGGAGAAGTGGTGGGACTGCTCGGCTCGAATGGATCCGGGAAAACGACCCTGCTGAAATGTATTCTAGGGTTACTCAAAACCACTTCCGGCAGCAGTTCGGTTTTTGATCAGGACTCGTGGGACCTGGATGCGTCAGCCAAAGCACGCATCGGCTATGTGTCACAGGATTTCGCCTTACTCCCCTGGATGACAGTACTGGGACTGACAGAATATACGGGCGCGTTCTACGATCGCTGGGATCAGGAATTTGTGAACCTGCTCATAAACGAATGGAAGCTGGATCAAAAACAACGTGTGGGAACACTTTCCGCCGGACAACGCCAGAAACTGGCGGTGATTGTCGCACTGGGGCATCGACCGGATTTACTGGTGCTGGATGAACCGGTTGCCAGCCTCGATCCCGCTGCCCGTCGACAGTTTCTGCAGTCCCTGATTGAATTCACCGAAAATGAAGCACATACGATACTGTTTTCGACGCACATCACCTCCGACCTGGAGCGAATTGCATCGCATGTGGCCTTCCTGGTGGACGGCAACATCCGCTTCAACAGCGAACTGGATTCTCTGAAAAACCAGGTAAAACGGATCCGCATTACCGCAGCGGAGAACCTGCCACCAAGTCTGGGTCTTCCGGGCACGCTCCGCGAACAGATTGACGGAAACCACGGACTGCTGGCGGTCAACGATTTTGAAGCACTGAACCTGGAATTTCTTTCCCGGGAATTTCAGGCCACCGCGACGGTCGAGGATCTGAACCTGGAAGAAATCTTTCTGGAAGTTTCAGGAGCTCCCATTCAGCCGGAAGTGGAGGCTGTCTCATGA
- a CDS encoding alpha/beta fold hydrolase, producing the protein MHARINGTEIYFDVDGMGLVPEGDQIVERPVLFLLHGGPGSDHSSFKSNSAALRDTAQLVFVDHRGSGRSAPADPETYTLDQNIDDVDALREHLGLERISVLGSSYGGMVAQGYAIRYPERVANLILVATTPSYRFLEDAQRIVSERGTPDQQRVCEWLWEGKFESQQQVYEYYKAMGPMYSTRFDPEKMEKGWPRSIRNFEQLNLGFSTFLREFDWTGQLPSISCPTLVLGGAHDWICPPQHSELIAEKIPRAHLKIFADSSHSIADDEPEAYLAAIRGFLTYCSK; encoded by the coding sequence ATGCACGCCAGAATCAATGGAACGGAAATCTATTTTGATGTAGACGGGATGGGATTGGTCCCGGAAGGAGACCAGATAGTCGAACGCCCGGTGCTGTTCCTGCTGCATGGAGGTCCAGGCAGCGATCACTCCAGCTTCAAGTCGAATTCGGCAGCACTCCGCGATACCGCGCAGCTGGTCTTCGTCGACCATCGCGGTTCTGGCCGCAGTGCCCCCGCCGATCCTGAAACTTACACGCTCGATCAGAACATTGATGATGTCGACGCACTCCGCGAACATCTGGGGCTGGAGCGGATTTCTGTCCTCGGTTCTTCCTACGGCGGCATGGTCGCCCAGGGATATGCGATCCGTTACCCGGAGCGTGTCGCGAACCTGATTCTGGTAGCCACGACTCCCAGTTATCGTTTTCTGGAAGATGCTCAACGTATCGTCAGTGAACGCGGCACCCCGGACCAGCAGCGCGTCTGCGAGTGGTTGTGGGAGGGCAAATTCGAATCACAACAGCAGGTTTACGAATATTACAAAGCGATGGGGCCCATGTATTCCACCAGATTCGATCCGGAAAAAATGGAAAAGGGTTGGCCTCGTAGCATTCGAAATTTCGAACAGCTCAATCTCGGCTTCAGTACATTTCTCAGGGAATTTGACTGGACCGGACAGTTGCCTTCCATCAGCTGTCCCACACTGGTACTGGGGGGCGCGCATGACTGGATCTGTCCCCCCCAGCATTCCGAACTGATCGCTGAGAAGATTCCCCGCGCCCATTTGAAGATCTTCGCCGACAGCTCCCATTCCATCGCGGATGACGAGCCGGAAGCGTATCTGGCCGCCATCAGGGGTTTTTTGACCTACTGCAGCAAATAG
- a CDS encoding DUF1501 domain-containing protein — translation MLRSVSAGMMGAGLAEILTLEAIAKSEARQPGRAKRVLVVYEEGGISQMDTWDPKPEAPYDHRTPYKSIATNVPGINFSSLMPMTAQQADKLSVIRSMTSARVAGHKEGCQEFFKGYRFDSSFDFPDIGSVVTDQIGTDCPQLPGYIFCPGINMPNHVTSTGFLPASRAPWKLGTKNLGENLSDPNWEVKSLQLNPKLSSERFNHRRELLAQLDRSAVAKTESAETLQAYYENAVDLLTSPQVQASLNLSTESDKTRDRYGRDHRGCCYLLGRKLIEAGVRFVSVTVIQPPEHVNRPGYGQPKGVFLNWDHHEGIYRNGPCGGPQGTGNQERFGLPHPVMMPSLDRSFSALIEDMHARGLLEETLVCFITEMGRTPRVNKWGGRDHWGRAMSVALAGAGVPGGQLIGATNKEGGDVTDQLYTPYDYAETIYRKLGINTAARIRRPDGLPIEFTDGGHPIAEVF, via the coding sequence ATGCTACGTTCGGTTTCAGCCGGGATGATGGGCGCCGGTCTGGCAGAAATACTGACCCTGGAAGCGATCGCCAAAAGTGAAGCCAGACAACCGGGTCGGGCTAAACGGGTGCTGGTCGTCTACGAAGAGGGCGGTATCAGCCAGATGGATACCTGGGATCCCAAACCGGAAGCGCCCTATGATCATCGCACGCCATACAAATCAATTGCGACCAATGTGCCCGGAATCAATTTTTCATCGCTGATGCCGATGACCGCACAGCAGGCAGATAAGTTATCCGTGATTCGCTCGATGACCTCGGCCCGCGTGGCCGGACATAAGGAAGGTTGCCAGGAGTTCTTTAAAGGCTACCGCTTTGATTCCTCGTTTGACTTTCCCGATATCGGCTCGGTCGTCACAGATCAAATTGGAACCGACTGCCCGCAATTGCCGGGATACATTTTCTGTCCGGGAATCAATATGCCCAATCACGTGACCAGTACCGGATTCCTGCCCGCAAGCCGGGCACCGTGGAAACTGGGAACGAAAAATTTGGGTGAAAATCTGTCTGATCCGAACTGGGAAGTGAAATCGTTGCAGTTGAATCCCAAATTAAGCTCCGAACGATTTAACCATCGACGCGAATTGCTTGCTCAGTTGGATCGGTCAGCAGTTGCGAAAACAGAATCAGCCGAGACGCTACAGGCATATTACGAAAACGCTGTGGATCTGTTGACCAGTCCGCAGGTGCAGGCTTCACTTAATCTCTCCACAGAAAGCGACAAAACACGTGATCGCTACGGACGTGATCACCGCGGCTGTTGTTATCTGCTGGGGCGTAAGCTCATTGAAGCCGGCGTGAGGTTTGTCAGTGTGACGGTGATTCAACCCCCGGAGCATGTCAACCGCCCCGGTTACGGACAACCTAAAGGTGTCTTTTTAAACTGGGATCACCACGAAGGTATTTACCGGAATGGACCTTGTGGTGGCCCGCAGGGAACGGGCAATCAGGAACGCTTTGGCTTACCGCACCCGGTGATGATGCCCAGCCTCGACCGTTCCTTCAGCGCACTAATTGAGGATATGCATGCCCGTGGTTTACTGGAAGAGACACTCGTCTGTTTCATCACTGAAATGGGGCGGACCCCGCGCGTCAACAAATGGGGAGGTCGCGATCACTGGGGACGTGCGATGTCAGTCGCGCTGGCCGGTGCCGGCGTACCAGGCGGACAACTGATCGGCGCGACAAATAAAGAGGGAGGCGATGTCACCGACCAACTCTACACCCCCTATGATTACGCTGAGACAATTTACCGTAAGCTCGGCATCAATACAGCTGCGCGAATCAGAAGACCTGATGGTCTGCCGATTGAATTCACTGATGGCGGTCACCCCATCGCCGAAGTTTTTTGA
- a CDS encoding PVC-type heme-binding CxxCH protein gives MKYFPICYLMISLIFAIGSLSADEREPQVKTLQPGVKLTLVAEHPELATPTGIDVDAQGRIWVVATHTHFRPDDYVGPEHDEILIFSDLNKEGRAQKRQVFYNATDATMDLELGPDGWVYLAERDRILRIKDTNGDGKADIEENIAVLKSEADYPHNGLEGLAWDPNGDLVFALGENYAKPWSLTGTDGVTVKGAGEGGVFRCTADGKKLRRIAEGFWNPFGICVRADGEIFAAENDPGERPPCRVLHIIEGGDYGYERSYGSEAHHPFVSWNGELRGTLPMIHPSGEAPCGILPLGRGLLVPSWSDHSIDFFPLTPQGASYTSKPITLVKGSRYFRPSCIAADPASAKQKRIYYLCDWVDGRYQAHGYGRVWKLEIDLKKATWVGKMELEPPTPEAKLAALLRSGKSTHTLKELLKFSHDADPFLAQSALQALSHKASNWTPQEVSSWSAADRISAVMALKLAQADPQKWIPVLLADNSPDVQFETLRWISDYRLKAFLPLVEAKLSESDLDYQRFEAAIATWNTLQGKPEAGIRNPELLLAKVQDVNSPPRIRAYALRLLPTQSRSAPKAGTQPVKNFPKGLTLEMLQQLLAVNDETLSLEVVRTLAGNPIAAQKILASIAADPKQNELLRAEAIAGLATVAEQNSALLLKLAGASELPVREEALRALRSIPLTPPQQQSLKILAGQYPDSADLFAAAINPKSLSVGRPALTDTKAWLQALEAVSVPADPESGRRIFHHGRLANCAHCHRHGGRGNVVGPDLSSLGNKQDHVWLLKSILEPSREMAPEYQPRTIILNDGRTFTGIRLRSYVKETIRDANGQNRTFDRNDVDMMVESPVSFMPSGLVNSLTDREIKDLLAFLESSSPQK, from the coding sequence ATGAAATATTTTCCAATTTGCTACCTGATGATCAGTTTGATTTTCGCCATCGGTTCACTCTCCGCTGACGAACGGGAACCGCAGGTCAAAACACTGCAGCCTGGCGTGAAACTGACGCTCGTCGCCGAACATCCCGAGCTGGCAACTCCCACGGGCATTGATGTGGACGCACAAGGTCGTATCTGGGTCGTCGCCACACATACCCACTTTCGACCCGACGATTACGTTGGTCCCGAGCATGATGAAATCCTGATCTTTTCTGACCTCAACAAAGAAGGACGTGCCCAGAAACGACAGGTCTTCTATAATGCCACCGATGCGACCATGGACCTGGAACTGGGACCGGATGGCTGGGTCTATCTGGCCGAACGGGACCGAATTCTGCGCATCAAAGATACCAACGGCGACGGCAAAGCCGATATCGAAGAGAACATCGCCGTGCTGAAGAGTGAAGCCGACTATCCTCATAACGGTCTGGAAGGGCTGGCGTGGGATCCAAATGGCGACCTGGTGTTTGCGCTCGGTGAGAATTATGCCAAACCCTGGTCGCTGACGGGAACCGATGGAGTCACTGTGAAGGGAGCGGGCGAAGGAGGCGTCTTTCGGTGTACCGCTGACGGCAAAAAGCTGAGGCGTATCGCAGAGGGATTCTGGAATCCATTCGGCATCTGTGTTCGCGCGGATGGTGAAATCTTCGCTGCCGAAAATGATCCCGGCGAACGCCCTCCCTGTCGAGTACTCCATATTATTGAAGGGGGTGACTACGGCTATGAGCGTAGTTATGGCTCGGAAGCCCACCATCCCTTCGTCAGCTGGAATGGTGAATTGCGGGGCACACTACCGATGATTCATCCCTCGGGGGAAGCTCCCTGTGGAATCCTGCCGCTGGGACGCGGATTGCTGGTCCCCTCCTGGAGTGATCACAGCATTGACTTTTTCCCACTCACTCCTCAAGGAGCCTCTTACACATCCAAACCCATCACATTAGTCAAAGGGAGCCGCTACTTCCGTCCCAGTTGTATTGCCGCAGATCCTGCCTCCGCAAAACAAAAACGCATTTATTATCTCTGTGACTGGGTCGACGGTCGTTATCAGGCGCATGGCTATGGACGCGTGTGGAAACTGGAAATCGATCTGAAAAAAGCCACTTGGGTCGGAAAAATGGAGCTGGAACCACCCACCCCTGAAGCAAAACTCGCGGCTCTCCTGCGAAGTGGTAAATCAACACACACCCTCAAAGAGTTATTGAAGTTCTCGCATGATGCAGACCCGTTCCTGGCGCAGTCTGCCCTGCAGGCACTGTCACACAAAGCCTCGAACTGGACTCCGCAAGAGGTCTCATCCTGGTCGGCAGCAGATCGTATTTCTGCCGTGATGGCGTTGAAACTGGCGCAGGCTGATCCGCAGAAATGGATTCCCGTTTTACTGGCGGACAACAGCCCCGACGTGCAGTTCGAGACGCTCCGCTGGATATCCGATTACCGATTGAAAGCATTTCTGCCATTAGTCGAAGCGAAATTATCCGAAAGTGACCTCGACTATCAACGATTCGAAGCCGCCATCGCCACCTGGAATACGCTGCAGGGGAAACCCGAAGCGGGTATCCGCAACCCGGAGTTACTGTTAGCCAAGGTCCAGGATGTCAACAGTCCACCACGCATCCGGGCTTATGCACTACGGTTGCTGCCCACACAGTCACGTTCTGCTCCCAAAGCAGGAACTCAGCCAGTTAAAAACTTTCCCAAAGGACTGACGCTGGAAATGCTCCAGCAACTGCTGGCTGTAAACGATGAGACACTGTCACTGGAAGTGGTCCGTACACTTGCGGGAAACCCCATTGCAGCTCAAAAGATTCTGGCCAGTATCGCCGCTGATCCGAAGCAAAACGAGTTGCTGCGTGCAGAAGCAATTGCCGGGCTGGCCACTGTCGCAGAGCAGAATTCTGCACTGTTATTAAAACTGGCAGGAGCCAGTGAACTCCCGGTGCGCGAAGAAGCTTTGCGTGCGCTCCGCTCGATTCCGCTCACACCTCCCCAACAGCAGTCCCTGAAAATCCTGGCCGGACAGTATCCGGACTCAGCAGACCTGTTTGCAGCCGCGATCAATCCGAAATCACTCAGCGTCGGTCGTCCTGCTCTGACTGACACCAAGGCCTGGTTACAGGCGTTGGAAGCAGTGTCGGTTCCCGCAGACCCGGAAAGCGGTCGTCGTATTTTTCATCATGGACGACTGGCGAATTGTGCGCACTGCCATCGGCACGGTGGTCGTGGCAATGTCGTTGGTCCGGACTTAAGCAGCCTGGGTAACAAGCAGGACCACGTCTGGCTGTTGAAATCCATTCTGGAACCAAGTCGGGAGATGGCTCCTGAATACCAGCCTCGAACGATCATTCTGAATGACGGTCGCACCTTTACAGGAATTCGTCTGCGATCCTACGTGAAAGAAACCATCCGCGATGCCAATGGCCAGAATCGTACCTTTGACCGCAACGATGTCGATATGATGGTCGAATCACCGGTCTCCTTCATGCCCTCCGGCCTGGTTAATTCTTTAACCGACCGCGAGATTAAAGACCTGCTCGCGTTCTTGGAAAGCAGTTCGCCTCAGAAATGA
- a CDS encoding peptidyl-alpha-hydroxyglycine alpha-amidating lyase family protein, translating to MNLPRRFCLLSFPIICLILTAEFTFAADKINFEPAAINIELPEGLALGPCSAVDFDSKGRMYLFHRGAQPILCFDQSGKFVRSWGDKLIGQAHGLRVAPDDTIWVTDIGNHMVFQFNPEGKLLLALGQAGKPGDSRDRFNKPTDIAFGPQGNIFISDGYGNSRVLKFAANGKYLGQWGTPGKGPGEFNLPHSIIVDAKGRVLVGDRENDRVQIFDTEGNLLEVWTGFAPYGIELDSKGTLFVADGRANKVLQLNAGGKVINSWGKKGKGPGEYNLPHMLATDAAGDIFVTEIGGKRLQKLQRK from the coding sequence ATGAATCTGCCTCGCCGTTTCTGTCTTTTGAGTTTCCCAATAATCTGTCTGATACTGACGGCCGAGTTTACTTTTGCAGCGGACAAAATCAACTTTGAACCCGCGGCAATCAATATTGAGCTGCCGGAAGGCCTTGCACTGGGACCCTGTTCGGCTGTGGATTTCGACAGCAAAGGGCGCATGTATCTGTTTCACCGGGGGGCACAGCCGATTCTCTGTTTTGACCAGAGTGGCAAGTTTGTGCGCTCATGGGGGGACAAACTGATCGGTCAGGCGCATGGCCTGCGTGTTGCCCCGGATGACACTATCTGGGTGACTGATATCGGCAATCACATGGTGTTTCAGTTCAACCCGGAAGGAAAACTGCTGCTGGCGCTGGGGCAGGCAGGCAAGCCGGGTGACAGCCGGGACCGGTTCAACAAGCCGACCGATATCGCATTCGGACCGCAGGGGAACATTTTCATTTCAGACGGCTACGGCAACAGTCGCGTGCTGAAGTTTGCGGCGAACGGAAAATATTTGGGCCAGTGGGGGACCCCCGGCAAGGGACCTGGTGAATTCAATCTGCCGCATTCGATCATTGTTGATGCGAAAGGCCGTGTGCTGGTGGGCGACCGGGAGAATGATCGCGTGCAGATCTTCGACACGGAAGGGAACCTGCTGGAGGTCTGGACCGGGTTTGCTCCTTATGGTATAGAGCTCGATTCAAAGGGAACGCTGTTTGTCGCAGATGGTCGTGCCAACAAAGTGCTGCAACTGAATGCCGGTGGTAAAGTCATCAACTCCTGGGGTAAGAAAGGGAAGGGACCTGGGGAATATAATCTGCCTCACATGCTGGCGACTGATGCTGCAGGAGATATTTTCGTGACAGAGATTGGCGGCAAACGATTGCAGAAGCTGCAGCGGAAATAG